In the Myxosarcina sp. GI1 genome, AAATCGGTATGCAATCCTTCATGGATCGGTTCTTGTTGAATCCGTTTCTCTGCTGCCCATTCTTCAAGTAATATATCCAATGCCTTGTTGTAAAGTCGGCTGCGAGTAGGGGGAAAGCTTTGTTTGCGATTGTAGACTAAGCAGAGAAAAGTCAACAATAAGGGAGTTTGGGCTAATTCTTTAGCTGCCTTATTGCTTTCGTGGTTGAGAGTCTCCCAGCATTTTTCTGCGGTTTGAGACTGTTTGTCGAGTTCGGTGCTAAACCAATTAGTAATAAACTGCCGAATTTGTTCGTCGTCAAAGTCGGCTAGCTCGATGACTTTAAAATCGTGTTGGAAATTACTGCGATATGCCGCAATGCGACAGGAAGCAACAAAACGGTTTGTCTCGTAGGAAGTAACCAGATTGTCAATCGCATTCATCACCGAGTTGGTAAACTCGTTGGGAACTTCATCTAAGCCATCCAGTAACACCAATAATTTACCTGCTTCTAAAGCTTTTGTAGCAAATTCTGGCGATGGAGGAAAACCAAAATGTTTAAACTCTTCGGCGATCGCCGCAATTAAATTGTCATTTTCTGTATCGAACTGTTTTAACTCCAACAGCACGGGAATTAGTTTATCTTGAAATTTTCCCGCTTCTTCTTTAAAAGCCTCTAGCCCCAAGCGTCTCAAGAAAGTAGACTTTCCCGCTCCAGGATTGCCCAAAACCATTAGATATTGATGATGCTGGGCGACGGTCAGACCGTCTTCGTTGCGACATTCTCCTCTTTGTAAGCGACGCAGTTGGCTATTGCGATAGCTTTCTTCCAAGTCGGGAAGGGTTTCAAAGTTACGAATACTCAATTTATTCAACACGCGAACTGGCGTATAAATCGATTCTAGAGCTACCCCTTGAGGCATTCCCAGCAGCCTGAGCAAACCATAGCGTTTTTGGTAGCGCTCTGCATACTGTTTGGAAGCCTGGTTAGCTTTACGTTTGTCACTAAGAACCTGAAAAGTACTACCACCTACTTTCTTAGCAATATCAAACAGAGTTCCTCCAATCCCCTTGGTAAAAGCTGACTCTACATCATCCACCGCACCGCCAATAAAAGATTTTTCTTGAGTCATGACAATCTATTTTCTCTAAAGATTAGCTAATTGCAAAGATTTTTTCTGACAATCGTAAGTTTAATGTAATTGATGAGTCCTACAACTGAACTAACTAAATTCTTCAAGAAAAATTACGAGCGATCGCCATTCTAAATAAACAATCCTGCATCAACTGAAAAAAATTCAGCTAAAGCTTTTGCCTGAGCTTTGCTAATACTGCGTTTACCATTAACTACTTCCGAAACAACCCCTCTCGAACCGATGACACCAACTAAGTTTTCCTGTTTGATATCGTTGGATTCCATTAGATGCAGCAGCATAGAATGAGGTGTACCTTCAGGAATCGGATAATTTTCTTCCTCAAATTTCTCAATTAAAGTAATCAATAGTTCGAGGATCGCATCTTCTTCTGGAGTACGATTGGCTTTGTGTTCTAACTCTTGAGCTAATTCAATAGCGCGCTCGTTCTCCGCTTCGGTTTCGATGACTTTGGGTTGATATTTAGCTAGTAACTGGGCGTAGTCTGAAGGATTAATAGTAAGGGTCATTTTTCCACCTGTCCTTGTCGTATTCGGCGTGAGTTAGAACGTACTTGATATAGATTCTTTGCTGCTCGTAAATAATATCGACAATTAACCGATAGCGATTGCCTTTGATGTTAAAGACGGTAAAGTTACCAACGGCTTCGGCTGTTTTATAAGTAGCCTGGACTTCGGTTAAATTCTGCCATTTAGCTTTACTAGCTACTCTGTACCAGTCGTAAAGGGCATCACAGGCATCGGCATGAGATTGACAATAATCTCGGAGAATCTTTCGACTAATGACGCGCACATCGATAAACTCGGTCTAGCTATACTTCTATATTCTCAATTTGAGAATAAAAGGTCAAGATTATTTATGCCAATTTTGATGGATAATAAAGTGCAACAAAATTAACAATATTGATGTACATTTTTCGATACTTATGTACTGATGAAGACCCAGAACAAAATTACTAATGCAACCAGCGATCGCCAGATAATTTTAATTTGGTTGCGGGATAAATCGGAGACGACAAGCGTTAGCTATCGCTCCACCGTCGAGAAATTTTTGGAATTTATCGGTAATAAACCGTTAGCGGAGGTGATGTTAGAAGATTTACAGCAGTGGCTCGACGGCTTGAAGCTCCGATTTAAACCTACCACGATTGCCAATAAAGTCCTAGTAATTAAGTCGCTGTTTAGCTTCTGCGCCAAGACGGGCTACTTGACTAATAACATCGGCAGCTTCCTCAAAACACCCAAGGCTAAAGAAACGATCGCCGAGCGGATTTTAGAGATTAATGATGTCAGAGGTTTGATTAAGTATGGAGTGAAGAACGAACGCGATCGCCTGATGCTGAGTTTGATGTACGGCTGTGGGTTGCGGGTGTCGGAAGTTATTAATCTAACCTGGAACGATTTGAGGAAGCATGGGCAAGGCGGTAAGGCTACCGTTTTTGGGAAGGGAAGTAAAACTAGAGTTGTTTTAATACCAGATAAGCTATGGCAGCAGCTAAAAGAGTTCGAGAAATACAACCGCGTTAATCAATATGTCTTTGTTAGTCGCAACGATAACAAGATGGAGCGGTCTGTGGTGCATCGGATGATAAAAAGAGCGTGTAAGCGAGCGAATATTGACGAGAGAGCTTCAAGTCATTGGTTGCGGCACTCCCACGCCAGTCATAGTTTAGAAGCTGGTTGTAATTTAAGGTTGTTACAACAAAGTCTTGGACACGCTAGTGTAACTACTACCGAAAGATATCTGCACATATCACCTGATGCTGGCAGTAGTCAGTTTATTGATTTTTAATTTAACCTTGAAAAGTCTGTTTATTTGTCACAATTTAATTAGCCAGAAGATAGTTTTAAAATATCATCTAGACTAAAGGTTATAAAAGTAGCAAATTAATTATTAACGATGCGATCGCTTTCATTAACTACTCGGCTTTTGCGTCTGGAGAAACTTGAACGGAACGAGTGTAGATTGCACCTCCCTCTGAATATTTGAAATCAATCTGTATATCGTGAATAGTTTTACCTTCTGGTATCAACGCTGTATCTCCCTGCGCGGTTTGGCAGTCATTGAGATCGAATTGGTCGAAAGCACAAACTCTGATGGCTATTGCGGGATGATCGAACCATTTACGAAATCCCCAAAATTTGTTTTCTATGTTCGTGGCGTGGCGTACTTTAAATGTTTGGTTGTTTATAACAGTAACAACTATCCATTCTTCGCGATCGCGATCGCCTGGTGAAAAAATACTGTTTTGATTTGCATTACCTATAGCCGCATCTCTCAAACGCATTTTATAGACTTTTTTTTGTTGCCCAGCACTGTTTGATTTGTCGATTAAGTATTCTCGTTGTCTTTGTTTCCACCAATTACAATCCTCCTCGTTTAAACCGCGAGAGCTACAGGCTCGATCGTAGTAATCATCGGATAGTTGGGCATTAACTTCTAAAACATTCAATAAAAAAATAGGTATTAGGAAAAGTAAATATCTGTACTTCACAAGCGATTTTTAGTTAGTTATTCGCCTACCATATTTGCCTGATAAGCTAGTAAAGAAAACGATCTCGATCGCTTAGGTTGCGTTTAGTAACAGAAATCTTCTATTTTTATGATGGTAAGCGATCGCCACAAGCAGTTATTAATTACGCTCTCGGTTTTGGGCATTATAACTATGAAAAGATAAACCGAAGCCCTGTTATGAAAAGTTTTCTCAAAGCCGTCAAAGACATAGTAGTTTATGGATTGTCTCTAACATTATTTTTTTCAATACTGCTGATGTCTTCAGTCGGAGTGTTTTTTGCAGTTATTAACTGGCCATTTTATTCCTACGAACACTTAAGCTCTTTTGTATCGGCTGTACATAGTCAAGCTCCTGTCGAACTTGAAATATCCTCATTTAACTTAGGTGCAAAGCCAGAGCTAGATAATTTTGTCTTAGCCTCTGGTAAATTGTACTGTGGTGCGAAAACTATCAATCAGCACGTAGCATTAGACAAATGGACAACTAGCTATATCGATGACGACGATATGGCTAAAGATTTTTTAAAGTCGATTTATCAAGACGCAAATATGTATCTATGTCCTACTAGTAGCGCAAAGTCAGCCTGGAGTGACCGAAATAATGTCTAAAAAAGCGGTCAGTGTGTAAATAGCTGTTTTAGTTCTCTTACCGCTTCATCAGGTTCGCTCTCAACCCCAATAATCTGCTTGATAGTGCCATCGCCCCTCGCTCGGAGTTACAGACAACTGCTATTCTTTATCTCTGGTTTCTGGTATAAAGTCTTGACAATATAAAAAAAAATGGGACAATGATTGTAACAACACCCCCCACGCCTAGCACTGAAGCGCACCCAGGGGGGTTACTCTTTTGCATAAGCTTTT is a window encoding:
- a CDS encoding NACHT domain-containing NTPase, yielding MTQEKSFIGGAVDDVESAFTKGIGGTLFDIAKKVGGSTFQVLSDKRKANQASKQYAERYQKRYGLLRLLGMPQGVALESIYTPVRVLNKLSIRNFETLPDLEESYRNSQLRRLQRGECRNEDGLTVAQHHQYLMVLGNPGAGKSTFLRRLGLEAFKEEAGKFQDKLIPVLLELKQFDTENDNLIAAIAEEFKHFGFPPSPEFATKALEAGKLLVLLDGLDEVPNEFTNSVMNAIDNLVTSYETNRFVASCRIAAYRSNFQHDFKVIELADFDDEQIRQFITNWFSTELDKQSQTAEKCWETLNHESNKAAKELAQTPLLLTFLCLVYNRKQSFPPTRSRLYNKALDILLEEWAAEKRIQQEPIHEGLHTDLEKVMLAEIAHEGFKEDQLFS
- a CDS encoding type II toxin-antitoxin system HigA family antitoxin; translated protein: MTLTINPSDYAQLLAKYQPKVIETEAENERAIELAQELEHKANRTPEEDAILELLITLIEKFEEENYPIPEGTPHSMLLHLMESNDIKQENLVGVIGSRGVVSEVVNGKRSISKAQAKALAEFFSVDAGLFI
- a CDS encoding type II toxin-antitoxin system HigB family toxin, yielding MRVISRKILRDYCQSHADACDALYDWYRVASKAKWQNLTEVQATYKTAEAVGNFTVFNIKGNRYRLIVDIIYEQQRIYIKYVLTHAEYDKDRWKNDPYY
- a CDS encoding tyrosine-type recombinase/integrase, which translates into the protein MKTQNKITNATSDRQIILIWLRDKSETTSVSYRSTVEKFLEFIGNKPLAEVMLEDLQQWLDGLKLRFKPTTIANKVLVIKSLFSFCAKTGYLTNNIGSFLKTPKAKETIAERILEINDVRGLIKYGVKNERDRLMLSLMYGCGLRVSEVINLTWNDLRKHGQGGKATVFGKGSKTRVVLIPDKLWQQLKEFEKYNRVNQYVFVSRNDNKMERSVVHRMIKRACKRANIDERASSHWLRHSHASHSLEAGCNLRLLQQSLGHASVTTTERYLHISPDAGSSQFIDF